Proteins encoded in a region of the Streptomyces sp. NBC_00258 genome:
- a CDS encoding cysteine desulfurase/sulfurtransferase TusA family protein, with the protein MSYFDAASSAPLHPVARQALQASLDEGWADPARLYREGRRARLLLDAAREAAAEAIGCRPDELVFTTSGTRAVHTGIAGALAGRHRVGRHLIVSAVEHSSVLHSAEVHRNQGGTVSEVPVLRTGAVSPGTYADALRPDTALACLQSANHEVGTEQPVAAVAEACRAAGVPLLVDAAQSLAWGQVEGGWSLLTGSAHKWGGPSGVGLLVVRKGVRYAPQGPADERESGRAPGFENIPGIVAAAASLRAVRAEAAVESARLRELTDRIRARVPELVPDVEVVGDPVHRLPHLLTFSCLYVDGETLLHELDREGFSVSSGSSCTSSTLTPSHVLRAMGVLSEGNVRVSLPLGTPAEDVDRFLDVLPGTVAAVREKLGAPASAPAVTVQDDSLVVDALGKRCPIPVIELAKVITDVPVGGTVRVLSDDEAARLDIPAWCEMRNQEYVGEEPTEGGTAYVVRRKAP; encoded by the coding sequence GTGTCCTACTTCGACGCCGCATCCTCCGCCCCGCTCCATCCCGTGGCCCGCCAGGCCCTTCAGGCCTCCCTGGACGAGGGGTGGGCGGACCCGGCCCGTCTCTACCGGGAGGGACGGCGGGCGCGGCTCCTCCTGGACGCCGCCCGCGAGGCCGCCGCGGAGGCGATCGGCTGCCGCCCGGACGAGCTGGTGTTCACCACCTCCGGCACACGGGCGGTCCACACCGGAATCGCCGGCGCGCTCGCGGGACGCCACCGCGTCGGACGCCACCTGATCGTGTCCGCGGTCGAACATTCTTCGGTGCTCCATTCGGCAGAGGTGCACCGGAACCAGGGCGGCACGGTGTCCGAAGTGCCCGTTCTGCGCACGGGTGCGGTCTCCCCCGGCACGTACGCCGATGCCCTGCGCCCAGACACCGCGCTCGCCTGTCTCCAGTCCGCCAACCACGAGGTGGGTACGGAGCAGCCGGTGGCCGCCGTCGCCGAGGCGTGCCGCGCGGCGGGCGTACCGCTGCTGGTGGACGCGGCGCAGTCGCTGGCCTGGGGGCAGGTCGAGGGCGGCTGGTCACTCCTGACGGGCAGCGCCCACAAGTGGGGCGGCCCCTCGGGCGTCGGGCTGCTCGTCGTGCGCAAGGGGGTGCGGTACGCCCCTCAAGGCCCGGCCGACGAACGGGAGTCGGGGCGCGCTCCCGGCTTCGAGAACATCCCCGGGATCGTCGCCGCGGCGGCCTCACTGCGGGCCGTACGCGCGGAGGCGGCCGTCGAGTCGGCCCGGCTGCGGGAACTGACGGACCGGATCCGCGCGCGGGTGCCGGAACTGGTCCCGGACGTGGAGGTGGTGGGCGACCCGGTGCACCGACTCCCCCATCTCCTCACCTTCTCCTGTCTCTATGTCGACGGAGAGACACTGCTGCACGAGCTGGACCGTGAGGGCTTCTCGGTTTCGTCCGGATCGTCCTGTACGAGCAGCACGCTGACGCCGAGCCATGTTCTGAGGGCCATGGGCGTACTGAGCGAGGGCAACGTCCGGGTGTCCCTCCCCCTCGGCACCCCGGCAGAGGACGTGGACCGCTTCCTGGACGTCCTGCCCGGCACGGTCGCGGCGGTCCGCGAGAAGCTGGGCGCCCCGGCGAGCGCCCCCGCCGTGACCGTCCAGGACGACTCCCTCGTCGTGGACGCCCTCGGCAAGCGCTGCCCGATCCCGGTGATCGAACTCGCCAAGGTGATCACCGACGTCCCCGTCGGCGGCACGGTCCGCGTCCTCTCCGACGACGAGGCGGCCCGCCTGGACATCCCGGCCTGGTGCGAGATGCGAAACCAGGAGTACGTGGGCGAGGAACCGACAGAGGGCGGAACGGCTTACGTGGTCCGCCGCAAGGCGCCGTAG
- the ctaC gene encoding aa3-type cytochrome oxidase subunit II — MSPYGSDRSPRRPMRRKLLQALTAGLVLATATGCTYKDFPRLGMPTPTTEEAPRILSLWQGSWAAALVTGVLVWGLILWSAFFHRRSRTKVEVPPQTRYNMPIEALYTVVPLIIVSVLFYFTARDETKLLSLDKKPDVTVNVVGFQWSWGFNYIENVDGSTGDAKTDKNLDAIPDRFKKQFPENAGGVYDVGTPATKNPQNGNPGPTLWLPKGKTVRFVLTSRDVIHSFWVVPFLMKQDVIPGHTNSFQVTPNKEGTFMGKCAELCGVDHSRMLFNVKVVSPERYEAHLKELAEKGQTGYVPAGIEQTDHEKNRETNNL, encoded by the coding sequence GTGAGTCCCTACGGCTCCGACCGCTCGCCGCGGCGCCCGATGCGGCGGAAGCTGCTGCAGGCACTGACTGCGGGCCTGGTCCTGGCGACCGCCACCGGTTGCACATACAAGGACTTCCCCCGCCTTGGTATGCCCACCCCGACCACGGAAGAGGCTCCGCGGATCCTCTCCCTGTGGCAGGGCTCGTGGGCTGCAGCGCTCGTCACGGGCGTGCTGGTCTGGGGCCTGATCCTGTGGAGTGCGTTCTTCCACCGGCGCAGCCGCACCAAGGTCGAAGTTCCTCCGCAGACCCGGTACAACATGCCCATCGAGGCGCTGTACACGGTGGTCCCGCTCATTATCGTCTCGGTGCTCTTCTACTTCACGGCCCGCGACGAGACGAAGCTCCTCAGTCTCGACAAGAAGCCCGACGTGACGGTCAACGTCGTCGGCTTCCAGTGGAGCTGGGGCTTCAACTACATCGAGAACGTCGACGGCTCGACCGGTGACGCGAAGACCGACAAGAACCTCGACGCGATTCCGGACAGGTTCAAGAAGCAGTTCCCGGAGAACGCCGGTGGCGTCTACGACGTCGGTACGCCTGCCACGAAGAACCCGCAGAACGGCAACCCCGGTCCGACCCTGTGGCTGCCCAAGGGCAAGACGGTCCGCTTCGTCCTCACTTCGCGTGACGTCATCCACTCCTTCTGGGTGGTGCCGTTCCTGATGAAGCAGGACGTCATCCCGGGCCACACCAACTCCTTCCAGGTGACTCCCAACAAGGAGGGCACCTTCATGGGCAAGTGCGCCGAGCTCTGCGGCGTCGACCACTCCCGGATGCTGTTCAACGTGAAGGTCGTCTCTCCCGAGCGCTACGAGGCCCACCTCAAGGAGCTCGCCGAGAAGGGTCAGACCGGTTACGTCCCGGCCGGTATCGAGCAGACGGACCACGAGAAGAACCGGGAGACGAACAACCTGTGA
- the ctaD gene encoding aa3-type cytochrome oxidase subunit I, translated as MSILNEPQGAAAAEDSYENELPVRRKQPGNVVIKWLTTTDHKTIGTLYLVTSFAFFCIGGVMALFMRAELARPGTQIMSNEQFNQAFTMHGTIMLLMFATPLFAGFTNWIMPLQIGAPDVAFPRLNMFAYWLYLFGSLIAVGGFLTPQGAADFGWFAYSPLSDAVRSPGIGADMWIMGLAFSGFGTILGAVNFITTIICMRAPGMTMFRMPIFVWNVLLTAVLVLLAFPVLAAALFALEADRKFGAHIFDAANGGALLWQHLFWFFGHPEVYIIALPFFGIISEVIPVFSRKPMFGYMGLIGATIAIAGLSVTVWAHHMYVTGGVLLPFFSFMTFLIAVPTGVKFFNWIGTMWKGSLSFETPMLWATGFLITFTFGGLTGVILASPPMDFHVSDSYFVVAHFHYVVFGTVVFAMFSGFHFWWPKFTGKMLDERLGKITFWTLFIGFHGTFLVQHWLGAEGMPRRYADYLAADGFTALNTISTISSFVLGLSILPFMYNVWKTAKYGKKVEVDDPWGYGRSLEWATSCPPPRHNFLTLPRIRSESPAFDLHHPEIAALDQLENAGHGEKALAGGKEAGK; from the coding sequence GTGAGCATCCTCAATGAACCTCAGGGTGCCGCCGCGGCCGAAGACTCGTACGAGAACGAGCTACCGGTACGGCGCAAGCAGCCCGGCAACGTTGTGATCAAGTGGCTCACCACCACTGACCACAAGACGATCGGTACGTTGTACCTGGTCACCTCGTTCGCGTTCTTCTGCATCGGCGGCGTGATGGCGCTGTTCATGCGCGCCGAACTGGCCCGTCCCGGCACGCAGATCATGTCGAACGAGCAGTTCAACCAGGCGTTCACCATGCACGGCACGATCATGCTGCTGATGTTCGCGACACCGCTGTTCGCCGGCTTCACCAACTGGATCATGCCGCTGCAGATCGGCGCGCCCGACGTCGCGTTCCCGCGGCTGAACATGTTCGCCTACTGGCTGTACCTGTTCGGCTCGCTGATCGCGGTCGGTGGTTTCCTCACCCCGCAGGGCGCGGCCGACTTCGGCTGGTTCGCCTACAGCCCGCTCTCGGACGCGGTCCGCTCGCCGGGCATCGGCGCCGACATGTGGATCATGGGTCTGGCGTTCTCCGGCTTCGGCACCATCCTGGGCGCGGTCAACTTCATCACCACCATCATCTGCATGCGCGCGCCGGGCATGACCATGTTCCGCATGCCGATCTTCGTGTGGAACGTGCTGCTCACCGCGGTCCTCGTGCTGCTCGCCTTCCCCGTCCTTGCCGCCGCGCTGTTCGCGCTGGAGGCGGATCGGAAATTCGGCGCACACATCTTCGATGCCGCCAACGGTGGTGCCCTGTTGTGGCAGCACCTGTTCTGGTTCTTCGGGCATCCAGAGGTGTACATCATCGCGCTGCCGTTCTTCGGCATCATCAGCGAGGTCATCCCGGTCTTCTCCCGCAAGCCGATGTTCGGCTACATGGGCCTGATCGGCGCGACCATCGCCATCGCCGGCCTGTCGGTGACGGTGTGGGCGCACCACATGTACGTCACCGGCGGTGTGCTGCTGCCGTTCTTCTCCTTCATGACGTTCCTCATCGCGGTGCCGACCGGTGTGAAGTTCTTCAACTGGATCGGCACCATGTGGAAGGGGTCCCTGAGTTTCGAGACCCCGATGCTGTGGGCCACCGGCTTCCTGATCACCTTCACCTTCGGTGGTCTGACCGGTGTCATCCTGGCCTCGCCGCCGATGGACTTCCACGTCTCGGACTCCTATTTCGTGGTGGCGCACTTCCACTACGTGGTCTTCGGCACCGTGGTCTTCGCGATGTTCTCCGGCTTCCACTTCTGGTGGCCGAAGTTCACCGGCAAGATGCTCGACGAACGCCTCGGCAAGATCACCTTCTGGACGCTGTTCATCGGCTTCCACGGCACCTTCCTCGTCCAGCACTGGCTGGGTGCCGAGGGCATGCCCCGTCGTTACGCGGACTATCTCGCGGCCGACGGCTTCACCGCCCTGAACACGATCTCGACGATCAGCTCGTTCGTGCTCGGTCTGTCGATCCTTCCCTTCATGTACAACGTGTGGAAGACGGCCAAGTACGGCAAGAAGGTCGAGGTCGACGACCCGTGGGGTTACGGCCGTTCGCTGGAGTGGGCCACGTCCTGCCCGCCGCCGCGGCACAACTTCCTCACGCTGCCGCGGATCCGTTCCGAATCCCCGGCCTTCGACCTGCACCACCCCGAGATCGCCGCTCTCGACCAGCTCGAGAACGCCGGTCACGGTGAGAAGGCCCTCGCTGGTGGCAAGGAGGCCGGCAAGTGA
- a CDS encoding cytochrome c oxidase subunit 4, whose translation MKVQGKMFLWLAFFVLAMAIVYGVWSKEPAGTTALFLGFGLCVMIGYYLAFTARRVDVGAQDNKEADVADDAGEVGFFSPHSWQPLSLGIGGALAFMGVIFGWWLLYFSAPIIMIGLWGWVFEYYRGESQNQ comes from the coding sequence GTGAAGGTCCAAGGCAAGATGTTCCTCTGGCTGGCGTTCTTCGTGCTGGCCATGGCGATCGTCTACGGCGTGTGGTCCAAGGAGCCCGCCGGCACCACGGCGCTCTTCCTGGGCTTCGGCCTGTGCGTCATGATCGGCTACTACCTGGCCTTCACGGCCCGGCGTGTCGACGTGGGCGCCCAGGACAACAAGGAGGCCGACGTCGCCGACGACGCCGGTGAGGTCGGTTTCTTCAGCCCGCACAGCTGGCAGCCGCTCTCCCTCGGTATCGGTGGCGCACTCGCCTTCATGGGCGTGATCTTCGGCTGGTGGCTGCTCTACTTCTCGGCCCCGATCATCATGATCGGCCTGTGGGGCTGGGTCTTCGAGTACTACCGCGGAGAAAGCCAGAACCAGTAA
- a CDS encoding L,D-transpeptidase: MSHTPRNRTAVSTALIVALGAGVTACGSDSHPLSAKPYDAAEDISFNTPVDDGRKADPDKPLEITAEDSDGRITDVTATDAAGRYLAGELSADGTRWHSTSPLAAGAHYRVRVSTEDEDGAPGRKVVDFDTGIPTTKKRLDVKFGPDKGTYGVGQPVTAELSLPVKDRAARAVVERSLKVDSRPAVDGAWHWVDDKKLHYRPKEYWPAQATITARSNLSGIKVAERLWGGTAKPLTLTTGDRVEAVTDASAHSMTVYRNGEAIKTIPVTTGKPGYDTRNGVKVVLGKEGTVRMTSASIGSSDFYDLIVHNSVRLTNSGEYVHAAPWSTGSQGYANVSHGCTGMSTANAQWFYENIRAGDIVQVVNSSGDTMAPFGNGFGDWNLDWKKWRTGSALVADTPEGPGPEARLRLRPESV, translated from the coding sequence ATGAGCCACACACCGCGAAACCGCACAGCCGTCAGCACGGCACTCATAGTCGCCCTCGGCGCCGGGGTCACGGCCTGCGGCTCCGACAGCCACCCGCTCTCGGCCAAGCCGTACGACGCCGCAGAGGACATCTCCTTCAACACCCCCGTGGACGACGGCAGGAAAGCCGACCCGGACAAGCCCCTGGAGATCACCGCCGAGGACTCCGACGGCCGCATCACCGACGTGACCGCCACGGACGCCGCAGGACGGTATCTGGCGGGCGAACTCTCGGCCGACGGGACCCGCTGGCACAGCACCTCCCCGCTGGCCGCCGGCGCCCACTACAGGGTCCGCGTGAGCACCGAGGACGAGGACGGCGCTCCCGGCCGCAAGGTTGTCGACTTCGACACCGGAATCCCGACCACGAAAAAGCGGCTGGACGTGAAGTTCGGGCCCGACAAGGGCACGTACGGCGTCGGTCAGCCCGTCACCGCCGAGCTCAGCCTCCCGGTCAAGGACAGGGCCGCCCGCGCCGTCGTGGAGCGCTCACTGAAGGTCGACTCCCGGCCCGCCGTGGACGGCGCCTGGCACTGGGTGGACGACAAGAAACTGCACTACCGCCCCAAGGAGTACTGGCCCGCCCAGGCCACCATCACCGCCCGCAGCAACCTGTCCGGGATCAAGGTCGCCGAGCGCCTCTGGGGCGGCACGGCCAAGCCCCTGACCCTGACCACGGGCGACCGCGTGGAGGCCGTCACGGACGCCTCGGCGCACTCCATGACGGTCTACAGGAACGGCGAGGCGATCAAGACGATCCCCGTCACCACCGGCAAACCGGGCTACGACACCCGCAACGGCGTCAAGGTCGTACTGGGCAAGGAAGGTACCGTTCGCATGACCAGCGCCAGCATCGGTTCCTCCGACTTCTACGACCTGATCGTCCACAACTCGGTCAGGCTCACCAACAGCGGCGAGTACGTTCACGCCGCCCCCTGGTCCACCGGCTCCCAGGGCTACGCCAACGTCAGCCACGGCTGCACCGGCATGAGTACCGCCAACGCCCAGTGGTTCTACGAGAACATCCGCGCCGGCGACATCGTCCAGGTCGTCAACTCGTCCGGCGACACGATGGCCCCGTTCGGCAACGGCTTCGGTGACTGGAATCTCGACTGGAAGAAATGGCGCACGGGCAGCGCCCTCGTGGCCGACACGCCGGAGGGCCCCGGCCCGGAAGCCCGCCTGAGGCTGCGCCCGGAGTCTGTCTAG
- the ctaE gene encoding aa3-type cytochrome oxidase subunit III, translated as MSVVATATTVETGHAHPSVNRPNLTSVGTIIWLSSELMFFAALFAMYFTLRSVTGPDHWKEMAEHLNFPFSATNTTILVLSSLTCQLGVFAAERGDVKKLRMWFIVTFIMGAIFIGGQVLEYTELVKDAGLSLSSDPYGSVFYLTTGFHGLHVTGGLIAFLLVLGRTYAARRFTHEQATAAIVVSYYWHFVDVVWIGLFATIYMIK; from the coding sequence ATGTCGGTCGTGGCGACAGCAACGACAGTAGAAACCGGGCACGCGCACCCGTCGGTCAATCGGCCGAACCTCACCAGCGTCGGAACCATCATCTGGCTGAGTTCCGAGCTGATGTTCTTCGCGGCCCTCTTCGCGATGTACTTCACCCTGCGATCGGTGACCGGGCCGGATCACTGGAAGGAGATGGCGGAACATCTCAACTTCCCGTTCTCGGCTACGAACACCACGATCCTGGTGCTCTCCTCCCTCACCTGCCAGCTCGGCGTGTTCGCCGCCGAGCGCGGGGACGTGAAGAAGCTCCGGATGTGGTTCATCGTCACCTTCATCATGGGTGCGATCTTCATCGGCGGTCAGGTCCTCGAGTACACCGAACTGGTCAAGGACGCGGGCCTCTCGCTCTCCTCCGACCCGTACGGCTCGGTGTTCTACCTGACCACCGGCTTCCACGGCCTGCACGTGACGGGTGGTCTCATCGCCTTCCTGCTGGTCCTCGGGCGCACCTACGCCGCCCGCAGGTTCACGCACGAGCAGGCGACCGCCGCCATCGTCGTGTCCTACTACTGGCACTTCGTCGATGTCGTCTGGATCGGCCTCTTCGCCACGATCTACATGATCAAGTAG
- the qcrC gene encoding cytochrome bc1 complex diheme cytochrome c subunit, giving the protein MKKLSARRRHPLAALVVLLLALACTGGLYTAFAPADEAQAGTTAQSLAIDEGKKLYAVGCASCHGTGGQGTTDGPSLVGVGAAAVDFQVGTGRMPAQQPGAQVPKKKVIYSQAEIDQLAAFVASLGAGPTVPTEAQYSPEGADIAKGGELFRTNCAQCHNFTGKGGALTNGKYAPTLEDVDPKHLYEAMQTGPQNMPSFPDTTLTEKNKQDIIAYLHAVNSDDSESPGGLELGGLGPVSEGLFGWIFGLGGLIAVAVWVAARTAKAKKS; this is encoded by the coding sequence GTGAAAAAGCTCTCCGCACGACGACGCCATCCGCTGGCGGCGCTCGTCGTCCTACTCCTCGCGCTGGCATGCACCGGGGGGCTGTATACCGCGTTCGCGCCCGCGGACGAGGCGCAGGCCGGTACAACCGCCCAGTCCCTAGCAATCGACGAGGGCAAGAAGCTCTACGCCGTCGGCTGCGCCAGCTGCCACGGCACCGGCGGTCAGGGCACCACTGACGGTCCGAGTCTCGTCGGCGTGGGCGCCGCGGCCGTCGACTTCCAGGTCGGCACCGGCCGCATGCCGGCCCAGCAGCCTGGCGCGCAGGTTCCGAAGAAGAAGGTCATCTACTCGCAGGCCGAGATCGACCAGCTCGCGGCGTTCGTCGCCTCGCTGGGTGCCGGTCCGACGGTGCCGACCGAGGCGCAGTACAGCCCCGAGGGCGCGGACATCGCCAAGGGCGGTGAGCTCTTCCGTACCAACTGCGCCCAGTGCCACAACTTCACCGGCAAGGGCGGCGCGCTGACGAACGGCAAGTACGCCCCGACGCTGGAGGATGTCGACCCGAAGCACCTCTACGAGGCCATGCAGACCGGCCCGCAGAACATGCCTTCCTTCCCCGACACCACGCTGACGGAGAAGAACAAGCAGGACATCATCGCGTACCTGCACGCGGTCAACAGCGACGACTCGGAGAGCCCCGGTGGTCTGGAGCTGGGCGGCCTCGGGCCGGTCAGTGAAGGCCTCTTCGGCTGGATCTTCGGTCTCGGCGGACTGATCGCCGTCGCCGTGTGGGTCGCCGCCCGGACCGCAAAGGCCAAGAAGTCATGA
- the qcrA gene encoding cytochrome bc1 complex Rieske iron-sulfur subunit, with protein sequence MSSQDIPEENLPAERADDEHAHGTVSVADEKHPFADPGLPPHEHRIQDIDERAAKRSERTVAFLFTLSMLATVGFIAAFVTIPADKIVYIFPLGHISGLNFALGMTLGLALFCIGAGAVHWARTLMSDEEMTDERHAIAAEPEVKAKVLADFKQGAKESALGRRKLIRNTMFGALTLFPLSGIVLLRDLGPLPEDKLRHTMWRKGLQLVNMNTNEPLRPSDVAVGSLTFAKPEGLEEHDHEFQTEIAKAALMIVRLQPDNIKDKRELEWSHEGIVAYSKICTHVGCPISLYEQQTHHVLCPCHQSTFDLADGARVIFGPAGHALPQLRIGVNDEGYLQALGDFDEPVGPAFWERG encoded by the coding sequence ATGAGTAGCCAAGACATCCCAGAAGAGAACCTGCCCGCCGAGCGGGCCGACGACGAGCACGCGCACGGCACCGTGAGTGTCGCGGACGAGAAGCACCCGTTCGCGGATCCCGGTCTGCCGCCGCACGAGCACCGCATCCAGGACATCGACGAGCGGGCCGCCAAGCGCTCCGAGCGCACGGTCGCCTTCCTGTTCACGCTGTCGATGCTGGCCACGGTCGGCTTCATCGCGGCGTTCGTGACGATTCCTGCCGACAAGATCGTCTACATCTTCCCGCTCGGTCACATCAGCGGACTGAACTTCGCCCTGGGCATGACGCTCGGACTGGCGCTGTTCTGCATCGGCGCGGGCGCGGTCCACTGGGCCCGCACGCTGATGTCCGACGAGGAGATGACCGACGAGCGTCACGCCATCGCGGCGGAGCCCGAGGTCAAGGCCAAGGTGCTGGCCGACTTCAAGCAGGGCGCCAAGGAGTCCGCGCTCGGCCGCCGCAAGCTGATCCGCAACACGATGTTCGGCGCGCTGACCCTGTTCCCGCTGTCCGGCATCGTCCTGCTGCGCGACCTCGGTCCGCTGCCGGAGGACAAGCTGCGGCACACCATGTGGCGCAAGGGCCTGCAGCTCGTGAACATGAACACGAACGAGCCGCTGCGTCCCTCCGACGTCGCCGTGGGCTCGCTCACCTTCGCCAAGCCCGAGGGCCTGGAGGAGCACGACCACGAGTTCCAGACCGAGATCGCCAAGGCGGCTCTGATGATCGTCCGGCTGCAGCCGGACAACATCAAGGACAAGCGTGAGCTCGAGTGGTCCCACGAGGGCATCGTGGCGTACTCGAAGATCTGCACCCATGTCGGTTGCCCGATCTCCCTGTACGAGCAGCAGACGCACCACGTTCTCTGCCCGTGCCACCAGTCCACCTTCGACCTCGCCGACGGTGCCCGAGTCATCTTCGGCCCGGCCGGTCACGCCCTGCCGCAGCTGCGCATCGGCGTGAACGACGAGGGCTACCTTCAGGCGCTCGGCGACTTCGACGAGCCTGTCGGTCCTGCATTCTGGGAGCGCGGATGA
- the qcrB gene encoding cytochrome bc1 complex cytochrome b subunit, protein MSTTTTTDSRSREKAPAGEKIADWADGRLGIYSLAKANMRKIFPDHWSFMLGEICLYSFIIIILTGVYLTLFFHPSMNEIEYHGSYVPLQGQLMSEAFASTLDISFDVRGGLLIRQIHHWAAIVFLAGMFVHMMRVFFTGAFRKPREINWMFGFLLFVLGMFTGFTGYSLPDDLLSGTGVRFTQGAILATPIVGTYISMFLFGGEFPGGDFVSRFYSIHILLLPGIMLGLVVGHLILVFYHKHTQFAGPGKTNKNVVGMPLLPVYMAKAGGFFFLVFGFIAMLSAVASINPIWVLGPYRPDQVSTGAQPDWYMGFAEGLIRAMPGWEINFWGHTLVLGVFIPLVLFGLFLGVLALYPFIESWITGDKSEHHILDRPRNAPTRTAFGVAWVTAYMIMLIGGGNDIVATHFHLSINSVTWFVRIGFFVGPVLAFVVTKRICLGLQRRDKDKVLHGRESGIIKRLPHGEFIEVHEPLSQEALHTLTAHEQYEPAAIGPAVDENGVERKVKGPQKLRAKLSNAYFGEDNQIPKPTAEEYKEITSGHGHH, encoded by the coding sequence ATGAGCACTACGACCACCACCGACTCGCGCTCGCGCGAGAAGGCGCCGGCCGGCGAGAAGATCGCCGACTGGGCCGACGGCCGGCTGGGGATCTACTCCCTGGCCAAGGCCAACATGCGCAAGATCTTCCCGGACCACTGGTCCTTCATGCTGGGCGAGATCTGCCTCTACAGCTTCATCATCATCATCCTCACGGGTGTGTATCTGACGCTGTTCTTCCACCCCTCGATGAACGAGATCGAGTACCACGGAAGCTATGTCCCGCTGCAGGGGCAGCTGATGTCGGAGGCCTTCGCCTCCACGCTGGACATCAGCTTCGACGTCCGCGGCGGTCTGCTCATCCGGCAGATCCACCACTGGGCGGCCATCGTCTTCCTGGCCGGCATGTTCGTGCACATGATGCGCGTGTTCTTCACCGGCGCGTTCCGCAAGCCGCGTGAGATCAACTGGATGTTCGGCTTCCTGCTGTTCGTCCTCGGCATGTTCACCGGGTTCACCGGCTACTCGCTCCCGGACGACCTGCTCTCCGGTACCGGCGTCCGCTTCACCCAGGGCGCGATCCTGGCCACGCCGATCGTCGGAACGTACATCTCGATGTTCCTGTTCGGCGGGGAGTTCCCGGGCGGCGACTTCGTCTCGCGGTTCTACTCGATCCACATCCTGCTGCTGCCCGGCATCATGCTGGGGCTCGTGGTCGGCCACCTGATCCTGGTCTTCTACCACAAGCACACGCAGTTCGCGGGTCCCGGAAAGACCAACAAGAACGTCGTCGGCATGCCGCTGCTGCCGGTCTACATGGCCAAGGCCGGAGGCTTCTTCTTCCTGGTCTTCGGTTTCATCGCGATGCTGTCCGCGGTCGCGTCCATCAACCCGATCTGGGTGCTGGGACCGTACCGGCCGGATCAGGTGTCCACGGGCGCCCAGCCGGACTGGTACATGGGCTTCGCCGAGGGTCTGATCCGTGCGATGCCCGGCTGGGAGATCAACTTCTGGGGTCACACACTTGTCCTGGGTGTGTTCATCCCGCTGGTGCTCTTCGGTCTGTTCCTCGGGGTGCTCGCGCTCTATCCGTTCATCGAGTCCTGGATCACCGGGGACAAGAGCGAGCACCACATCCTGGACCGGCCGCGCAACGCCCCGACCCGTACGGCTTTCGGTGTCGCCTGGGTGACGGCCTACATGATCATGCTGATCGGCGGTGGCAACGACATCGTCGCGACCCACTTCCATCTGTCGATCAACTCGGTCACCTGGTTCGTCCGGATCGGGTTCTTCGTCGGACCGGTCCTCGCGTTCGTCGTCACCAAGCGGATCTGTCTCGGCCTCCAGCGCCGCGACAAGGACAAGGTGCTGCACGGCCGCGAGTCGGGCATCATCAAGCGCCTGCCGCACGGTGAGTTCATCGAGGTCCACGAGCCCCTCAGCCAGGAGGCCCTGCACACCCTCACGGCGCACGAGCAGTACGAGCCGGCCGCGATCGGCCCGGCGGTCGACGAGAACGGTGTCGAGCGCAAGGTGAAGGGCCCGCAGAAGCTGCGCGCCAAGCTCAGCAACGCGTACTTCGGGGAGGACAACCAGATCCCGAAGCCCACCGCTGAGGAGTACAAGGAGATCACGAGCGGCCACGGCCACCACTGA